Proteins from a single region of Phycisphaeraceae bacterium D3-23:
- a CDS encoding DUF3565 domain-containing protein: MHQPITGYHQDDEGHWVAQLACGHNQHVRHDPPMVAREWVLTEQGRASKLGQALVCKKCDAGAPADARP; the protein is encoded by the coding sequence ATGCACCAACCCATCACCGGCTACCACCAGGACGACGAAGGCCACTGGGTCGCGCAGCTGGCGTGCGGGCACAACCAGCATGTGCGGCACGACCCGCCGATGGTGGCGCGCGAGTGGGTGCTGACCGAGCAGGGCCGGGCGTCGAAGTTGGGGCAGGCGCTGGTGTGTAAGAAGTGCGACGCGGGTGCGCCGGCGGATGCACGGCCGTAA